The following proteins come from a genomic window of Plectropomus leopardus isolate mb chromosome 11, YSFRI_Pleo_2.0, whole genome shotgun sequence:
- the zgc:112052 gene encoding protein C19orf12 homolog isoform X1, with the protein MMLSDAITAITQLHSMCHRIDDIMKLCCELSANQQIQTTVKGSGKGAAAAGGLAFAGGLVGGPLGIAVGGAVGGLLGCWLTSGQFKPLPQIIMELSPQQQQKLYDDLMAILGDIQWTDVAQLTALVMGNVSLKQQLTAALLGYITKELQAEVHYVD; encoded by the exons ATGATGCTTTCTGATGCGATCACAGCTATCACACAACTACACAG TATGTGTCATCGAATTGATGATATCATGAAGCTGTGTTGTGAGTTATCTGCCAATCAGCAAATCCAGACCACAGTGAAAGGCTCCGGGAAGGGCGCAGCAGCAGCTGGGGGACTGGCCTTCGCTGGAGGCTTAGTCGGGGGTCCTCTTGGCATTGCAGTCG GTGGTGCTGTCGGAGGCCTTCTGGGCTGCTGGCTGACCAGTGGACAGTTCAAACCTTTGCCTCAGATCATCATGGAGCTcagtcctcagcagcagcagaagctgtATGATGACCTCATGGCCATCCTGGGAGACATTCAGTGGACAGATGTGGCTCAGCTAACTGCTCTAGTGATGGGAAACGTCTCCCTGAAGCAGCAGCTTACAGCCGCCCTTCTCGGATACATCACCAAGGAGCTGCAAGCGGAGGTACACTATGTGGATTAG
- the LOC121950490 gene encoding cytochrome b-c1 complex subunit Rieske, mitochondrial-like, whose translation MMSIAARSGAFPQYLQATKHTVKSLVSSGAKDLVPAAAAGGIRLVHTDVKIPDFSDYRRPEVIDPNKSSQESSESRRSFSYLVTGATTVVGVYAAKTVVTQFVSSMSASADVLALSKIEIKLSDIPEGKNMTFKWRGKPLFVRHRTEKEIATEEAVNLAELRDPEHDKDRVVNPSWVIVLGVCTHLGCVPIANAGDFGGYYCPCHGSHYDASGRIRKGPAPLNLEVPYYEFPDEDTVVVG comes from the exons ATGATGTCCATAGCCGCTCGTTCTGGGGCTTTTCCCCAGTACCTGCAGgctacaaaacacacagttaaaAGCCTGGTGTCCTCTGGAGCCAAGGACTTGGTGCCTGCTGCTG CTGCTGGGGGAATCCGCCTCGTCCACACAGATGTCAAGATCCCTGATTTCTCAGATTACCGTCGCCCCGAGGTTATCGATCCCAACAAGTCCTCGCAGGAAAGCAGTGAGTCAAGAAGGTCGTTCTCTTACCTCGTCACCGGAGCGACCACTGTTGTTGGTGTGTATGCAGCCAAGACAGTGGTCACCCAGTTTGTCTCCTCAATGAGTGCATCAGCAGATGTCCTGGCCTTATCCAAGATTGAGATCAAGCTCAGTGACATCCCTGAAGGCAAGAACATGACCTTCAAGTGGAGAGGAAAGCCCCTGTTTGTCCGTCACCGCACAGAGAAGGAAATCGCCACAGAAGAGGCTGTGAATCTGGCGGAGCTGCGTGACCCTGAGCATGACAAGGATCGAGTGGTTAACCCCAGCTGGGTCATTGTCCTTGGCGTGTGCACCCATCTGGGATGTGTCCCCATTGCCAACGCCGGAGACTTCGGAGGCTACTACTGTCCTTGCCACGGCTCTCACTATGATGCTTCAGGAAGAATAAGAAAGGGACCTGCTCCTCTGAACCTGGAAGTTCCGTACTATGAATTCCCAGATGAAGATACGGTGGTGGTGGGATAA
- the uri1 gene encoding unconventional prefoldin RPB5 interactor 1 has product MAEKGKMNIEDLGGVVRLREEHEKVVKDCESRILHWNKVSGDYEALNDRLKTLPDQLSYDIMVPFGPLAFMPGKLVHTNEVTALLGDNWFAKCSAKQAQKIVDHRMKYVKHELDDLSKTMKNFEARVGLVKDLETMSSSKGDYVDIREETGNNNVVVSKGKHRIAHKPNSKPKLDAVLDLREEDEENKGEAGDGGSRKGTMTEEELWARLDELEKLEELQDEQDRLYDNADMNGEDTSSLSSEEEKEGDAAPPVNGLSLKPSWTSAPHSKAPPSADRKAEEDDEEEEGSCLPTIYFSHTTEPKKVRINTGKNTMLKFSERKEQKEHSKRKKKNGHNNGHSHHELYKITTPTDIYRLFVDVKNGEPIPRKSILKSRSRENSVCSDTSESSAADFEERRMIGRSFSHDEATHSDTSDGITEEDSPTAVPLHPATRFEAFSGTVVEKDPMPSAVPHLTIAPPALPTILERKHEEVAPDVAPPQEAPKRVSKFKAARLQQK; this is encoded by the exons ATGGCTGAAAAGGGTAAAATGAACATAGAGGATCTCGGCGGAGTTGTCAGGCTCCGAGAGGAACACGAGAAG GTGGTGAAAGACTGTGAAAGTCGGATTCTGCACTG GAATAAGGTGTCAGGTGACTATGAAGCCCTGAATGACCGCCTAAAAACTCTTCCAGATCAGCTGTCTTACGACATCATG GTTCCCTTTGGCCCTTTGGCCTTCATGCCAGGGAAGCTGGTGCACACAAACGAGGTCACAGCGTTGCTCGGCGACAACTGGTTCGCCAAGTGTTCTGCTAAGCAGGCTCAGAAAATTGTTGATCACAGGATGAAAT atgtGAAGCATGAGCTTGATGATCTGTCGAAGACGATGAAAAACTTTGAGGCCAGAGTTGGGCTTGTGAAAGATTTGGAAACCATGTCATCC AGCAAAGGGGACTATGTTGACATTAGAGAGGAGACCGGAAACAACAACGTGGTCGTCAGCAAAG GGAAGCACAGAATAGCTCACAAACCAAATTCTAAGCCCAAATTGGACGCTGTCTTGGATTTaagagaggaggatgaagaaaataaaggagAGGCCGGAGACGGGGGGAGCAGAAAAGGCACCATGACTGAGGAGGAGTTGTGGGCTAGATTGGATGAACTCGAGAAACTGGAGGAGCTACAAGATGAGCAGGACAG attATACGATAATGCAGACATGAACGGTGAGGACACATCATCCCTTTcctcagaggaggagaaggagggagatgCTGCGCCTCCGGTAAACGGACTGAGTCTGAAGCCAAGCTGGACGTCTGCGCCTCACAGTAAAGCGCCGCCGAGCGCAGACAGGAAGGCGGAAGAAGAcgacgaggaagaggagggcagCTGTTTGCCTACCATCTATTTCTCACACACAACTGAACCCAAGAAG GTGAGgataaacacaggaaaaaacaccatGCTGAAGTTCAGTGAAAGGAAAGAGCAAAAGGAACACTcgaagaggaaaaagaaaaacggcCACAATAACGGACACTCTCATCACGAACTTTACAAAATCACAACACCAACGGACATCTACAG GTTGTTTGTGGATGTGAAAAACGGGGAACCCATCCCCAGAAAGTCTATCCTAAAGTCTCGTAGCCGAGAGAACAGCGTGTGCAGCGACACGAGCGAGAGCAGCGCGGCAGACTTTGAAGAGCGACGCATGATAGGACGCAGCTTCAGCCACGACGAGGCGACGCACAGCGACACCAGTGACGGCATAACAGAGGAGGACAGTCCCACGGCGGTCCCACTGCACCCCGCAACCAGATTTGAG GCCTTTTCGGGTACAGTCGTAGAAAAGGACCCAATGCCTTCTGCTGTCCCTCATCTGACCATCGCTCCACCAGCTCTGCCCACAATACTGGAGAGGAAACACGAGGAGGTGGCGCCTGATGTCGCCCCGCCCCAGGAAGCCCCGAAAAGGGTGTCAAAGTTTAAAGCTGCCAGGCTGCAGCAGAAGTGA
- the rxylt1 gene encoding ribitol-5-phosphate xylosyltransferase 1, which yields MKMKIPKRKLFLLIIFAYVAFSLYAAYNVFFSTKVISRVHRVVKKDTALSGGARDGGAPFLAEDWNPWEDEQVDYNSALNKKREAFKQHMGRIDKNKPKRYKVQIWGKAAIGLYLWEHILEGPLNPTDKVAQWREGELQSGKIDFSFYTGPAVVQGHVPLDMNSLVLVLNGREPQKVSYSTRWLEHVQTLVQSHTVSHVAVVLLGNEHCNNDFIAPYLKRNGGFVNLLFVVYDSPWVNDKDVFQWPLGVATYRQFPMIRPNAQLITSNRPYLCNFLGTVYKNSSRETLMQVLKQSGLDKDCITTAREKWLPQETSDSLRRYQTALAQSELTLCPVGINTECYRIYEACSYGSVPVVEDVLTPGTCAAGPSSPLRLLKAAGAPFIFISDWKELPAILERERGMSQEQKVDRRRRLLEWYASFRQQMRERFTEVIEETFFKSV from the exons atgaaaatgaaaataccaaaaagaaaattattccTTCTAATTATTTTTGCGTATGTGGCATTTTCACTTTACGCTGCATACAATGTCTTCTTCAGCACCAAAGTGATCTCCCGTGTCCACAGGGTGGTGAAGAAAGACACCGCACTCTCGG GTGGCGCCAGAGATGGCGGTGCTCCATTTTTAGCAGAGGACTGGAATCCGTGGGAGGATGAACAGGTGGATTACAATTCTGCTCTGAATAAAAAGAGGGAGGCCTTCAAACAACACATGGGTCGAATTGACAAGAACAAGCCCAAAAGATACAAAGTACAAATCTGGGGGAAAGCTGCCATAG GGCTTTACCTTTGGGAACATATTCTAGAGGGACCCCTCAACCCTACTGACAAGGTAGCAcaatggagagagggagagctgcAGTCAGGGAAGATTGATTTCAG CTTCTACACCGGCCCTGCTGTGGTCCAGGGTCATGTCCCTCTGGATATGAACAGCCTTGTTCTGGTTTTGAACGGTCGTGAGCCGCAAAAGGTCTCGTACTCTACGCGGTGGCTGGAGCATGTCCAAACGCTGGTACAGTCCCACACGGTGTCACATGTGGCTGTGGTTCTGCTGGGCAATGAGCACTGTAACAACGACTTCATTGCCCCGTACTTAAAGAGAAATGGTGGCTTTGTGAACCTGCTGTTTGTAGTGTACGACAGCCCCTGGGTCAATGACAAAGATGTCTTCCAGTGGCCTCTTGGAGTCGCCAC ATACAGGCAGTTTCCTATGATCAGACCAAATGCCCAGCTGATTACCTCCAACAGGCCATACCTCTGCAATTTCTTAGGAACCGTTTACAAAAATTCCTCCAGAGAAACACTCATGCAAGTGCTGAAACAATCAGGTCTGGATAAGGATTGCATCACCACTGCCAGGGAGAA GTGGCTCCCTCAGGAGACATCAGACAGTCTGAGACGCTATCAAACAGCTCTAGCTCAGAGTGAGCTCACTCTCTGCCCAGTCGGAATCAACACAGAGTGCTATCGCATCTACGAGGCTTGCTCTTATGGCTCAGTGCCCGTGGTTGAAGACGTACTGACACCTGGGACCTGTGCGGCCGGGCCCAGCTCCCCCTTACGTCTGCTCAAAGCTGCGGGAGCGCCCTTCATCTTCATCAGTGACTGGAAAGAACTGCCAGCCATcttggagagggagagagggatgagtcAGGAGCAGAAGgtggacaggaggaggaggctgctgGAGTGGTACGCCAGCTTCCGTCAGCAGATGAGGGAGAGGTTCACTGAGGTCATCGAGGAGACTTTCTTCAAAAGCGTCTGA
- the zgc:112052 gene encoding protein C19orf12 homolog isoform X2 produces MCHRIDDIMKLCCELSANQQIQTTVKGSGKGAAAAGGLAFAGGLVGGPLGIAVGGAVGGLLGCWLTSGQFKPLPQIIMELSPQQQQKLYDDLMAILGDIQWTDVAQLTALVMGNVSLKQQLTAALLGYITKELQAEVHYVD; encoded by the exons ATGTGTCATCGAATTGATGATATCATGAAGCTGTGTTGTGAGTTATCTGCCAATCAGCAAATCCAGACCACAGTGAAAGGCTCCGGGAAGGGCGCAGCAGCAGCTGGGGGACTGGCCTTCGCTGGAGGCTTAGTCGGGGGTCCTCTTGGCATTGCAGTCG GTGGTGCTGTCGGAGGCCTTCTGGGCTGCTGGCTGACCAGTGGACAGTTCAAACCTTTGCCTCAGATCATCATGGAGCTcagtcctcagcagcagcagaagctgtATGATGACCTCATGGCCATCCTGGGAGACATTCAGTGGACAGATGTGGCTCAGCTAACTGCTCTAGTGATGGGAAACGTCTCCCTGAAGCAGCAGCTTACAGCCGCCCTTCTCGGATACATCACCAAGGAGCTGCAAGCGGAGGTACACTATGTGGATTAG